The Pungitius pungitius chromosome 10, fPunPun2.1, whole genome shotgun sequence DNA window CATCCTGGGAACCAATGCTTTTTTGTCATCACCTTAAATCATTAAGATGAGCATCTTAATGTGTTTTAGGAATAAAATGACCTGTACCTTCTCACCACTGGTTCCAGCAGGTCCTAATGGTCCAACAGGACCCGGGAGTCCCTGTTGACAGAAAACAGATGTCATGGAGTAACTCTGCTCACCCCTGTTACAAGTATGCAGTGATTTATTGAACAAGCTGTGACAACTCACAAATGTAGAATTATACATTCCAGGGTTTTATTGCCAGGTGTAAGTATAAATGTAAGATATATTTCTTACTCTTGCGCCATCGTTTCCAGCTGTACCTTCTGATCCTTTCTCCCCAAGTGATCCCTACACAAAAGAGAGCACGAAACGTGTCAGCAATAAAGTTGTCGTATAGTTGGATTAATTTAACTCAGACACAACATTGATCGTATGATTTCATAAATGACAAATGATTCCAACTGGGTACAATTTTCGCCCAGAAAGAAGTAAAACCACTGTGCTGTCCAGATATATCCATATGTACAATACAGTACATGTaagaattaatttaaaaaaatggagatAATTAACTTACCCTGTCCCCTTTAGGCCCAGGAGGGCCAGAGATGCCCCTCTCTCCTGGCATTCCCTGAAGACCTGGAGGGCCCACGTCACCAAGTGCACCAGGAGGACCAGGACTACCCTTCAGTGACAAACCAACACCAATGTTAGCATGCTCATTGCTTAATAGCAATGAACATGTACAACCACACATACTTGATTTCATTGCTGGGATACACCGTAACAATTCAgctttgtgtattttaaacTTTGACATTTTTTGCAGAAGACTGCTTGTCTCATTGTACGTGCTCTGCATTCACTCCAGACTATAGGTGCTTCAATCAGGACTAGACCACTGTATATTTTTCGGCAGGCAGCATGTGCAAGACCCTGATCATGTCATTTTTGCAGGGagaaattaaattgttttgtgtgtattgGTTAATAAACGATCAGATTACAATATATTGGCCGATATAAATGGGCAATCTATTGATTGTAGCATCCTTTCTCTAGACTGGTGTCTTTACAGATAGCACTATACTATATACAAGTACTCttgtttttctctatttttaaaGCACACTTTCACTCATTGCTTTGCCTCATTTGTCTGACGTTGTTTCATTGgttttttctgtttcaaaaataaTAGTTTGCCTTGGATTAAAGTGAGGCCTCTTTACATTACCTTTGGTCCATCTGGACCAGGTGCACCAGGAATACCCTTGGGTCCCTGCAGACCAGTTGTACCCAGCTCTCCTCTCTCACCAGGAATACCACGCTCGCCCTGGGGAAGAAAGAAACATCAGTTTGCGCTATTCAACTTTACTGACCCCAGAACAAAATTTGCATGATGGAAATGGACCTACCCGCGGTCCATTTGGACCTATAGCACCAAGCTCTCCAGGAATGCCCTGAAGGACACAAACGGTTATATAGTTTATGTTGAGATGAATGTGAATCCTGATGTGTAAGGAAATGTGTTAGAACAGACAGCAACGTCAAAGATAATCgtgtttttgctaaaaaaagTCATATGAACCTGTTGGACTCACTTCGTCACCTGGTTTTCCAGATTCTCCAGGAGGGCCTTGATTTCCAGGCAAACCCTTCAAACACAAGACAGTCAAGCATGACGATCTGAGAACCTCTTCAGCACCTACTTGGCTGTTCAATATTTTTGAATACCGCTATACGTCTTCTCACAACTCTGGTCAAAAAATCCTTTTCACAACTTTGGAAGCATTCTCACCTCTCACTAGCAACCGAAAACAGTTACGCACCTGGAATCCGTTTACACCAGGAGGTCCCTGCTCTCCCCTTTCTCCTGCAACACCCTTTGAGAGAACACAGTAATATCTCAGTCAATTGTGATAGAAGTGAAAAAATCTAAGGAAGAGTCAGACACTTACAGATGGGCCAGGGGGACCAGCGGGACCAACTTCTCCATCTTTACCAGGAGGACCCTGAAGACAAAGATAGAGTTTTCATGCTATAATATTTTACGCTGATATATAGAAACAGAAATAACTTTTCATTGATAAACAGTACTCACTCTTTGACCGGACACTCCTGCAGATCCTTGTTCACCTGTCTTTCCAGGGTCCCCCTTTGAgtatgaaaaatatgttttgcattAGAATCAGATCAGGTGATAAACCTGGAGTGACTATTATTGCAAGGTTTGAGTGACTTAGCCTCACATTGAAGCCCTTTGGGCCAGGCGCACCCATGGTTCCTGCGGGGCCCCTGTTCCCGAGGGACCCCGCGGGGCCTGGACGACCATCTTCACCTGTAGCTCCCTGAAcgacaagaaaaaaaaccacactCAATCATATCGTATCATCATATCAGTTCTCATGAGCTGAAAGCAAACAGCAAATATATAACTGTTGAAATACCAATGGTCCTGGCTTTCCCTCTGCTCCCTGCACTCCAGGGGTACCAGTAAGACCCTTTGGATTGAGaggtaaaaataaaagaatatgaGCAATGCAATGCTTAATACAGACAAACATTGTGATATCATGGATCCAAACTGGAGCTCTTCAGTGTTACCCTTGCACCTGGTAGACCAGGTTCTCCTGTTCGACCAGGGTCTCCTACTGCGGCTTTTGGCCCCGGTGGGCCAGATGTTCCACGATCTCCTTGAGCACCCTATAGAAAGAATGATGAGACATTCAGTTAACTGATTAAAAGATGAAGAGAATGCGTGACAAAACACCCACAGCACAAAACTCTGAAATCATCTGCCAGTAAACAATTGATATTAGGCGTAGTTTGTTTGAATCACTATATGTAGACAATTACCCACCTTAGGTCCTGGCAAGCCATCAGCACCGGGGAATCCCCTGTTACCAGGAGCTCCCTGAAAAAAGACATCATGAGTTGGTCATGATCACTGTTgttgcatttcaaaatgtaaatactAATTTACCAAAAGTGATGGAATATGTTTCACTGAGATTACCTACTGTCTTACAGTGCAGCTCTGTGACTAAACAATGTAACCGTAGGAAAAAACATTAAGACTCACCCTCTCCCCAACAGGACCGGGAGGGCCGAGAGAGCCAGAGTCTCCACGTAGTCCTCGCTTTCCTTCTTCCCCCTGAGGTCCAAGCACTCCCTGGGAGCCTGGGGGACCCTGAGACGTTgacacaacatttatttgtgtatcAATGGCTTTTTTTACTCTTAAAGCATGGTTTAAGAGTAAGTTGTGTAGTAGAAGCTTACAGGTTCTCCTTTGGGACCAGCTTCTCCTTTAAATCCTCCTACTCCAACGTCTCCCTGTAACATTAAAGTACAAAATGTGGGTTTCCGGCAGATCTAACAAAACAGTTTATTCAATATTGGTTTTAAAGATACCATCAATAAAAATCAAGAatgttaaatatgtaaaaactCTTTACCAGTTGTCCTTTGATACCAGGCTGACCAGTGCTTCCCTGAGGTCCTGGTGGGCCAAGTGGGCCAACATGACCACCTTGACCTTGAGGGCCAAGATTACCCTGTGAAGAATAAGCCAGGTCATATGACCTATTAGATTCCTTGTAATCAATAGTGGATACTtttcatgaaaataaattaatctGCACAATACACACCACTGGTCCTTTGCTACCGGGACCACCATCTGTACCCACGGGGCCCTTTGGAGACAACAATTACATCATCAAAAGCAGTACACTAAGCAGGATAGTGACATGTTAGATGGATTGTTGACACTGTGGTGTTTAAGTAAAGTAAGAAATTAACCCTGAGCCCAACAGGTCCAGCTCGGCCCAGATGACCggtctctcctctctgtccctgtgGGCCTTCTGGGCCTCTGACTCCAGTCGGACCAGGTTGTCCCTGTTGAAGACCATTACAAAGTCCAGTAGACAAACAAAAATCTGACAATGATTCAAATGATAATTTATTGTTAGTTTCATGTACATACAGTATACAGtttgcaaaaaacacaaatacatgttAAACGTAATGGATTGGAAAAAAGTGGAAGTGCAGGAGACATTTAAGGTTGaaaaattgttattatttgagTATTCACATTCCTTAAGAAAGTTAATAAGCGCCCTTCAGCATGGGTATATAATGAAGAGGAGTGTTTTGGTGAACACACCTTCATTCCTGGTGTTCCTGGATATCCGGGTGGACCATTCAGACCCAATGGACCCTTTAAACCAACCAAAATGACAATTAGTGTTAAGTAATAAATCCTGGAAGTGTGAATCCGTACTGAAATGTACAACAGCATAGTGAAATTTGCAGAGGATAAGAAGGTGATGAGTGGTTCCCATCCCTTTCTCACTACTAGATACATGACTATTTTTGTTAAACCATCTGTGAGTTACAGAGGTCTATTAAACATCTGCAATGATTAAACATTGTGAATTATAACTTACCATTGGACCAGGCTTTCCGATGTTACCAGGCATACCACGTTTACCCTAAAAGACAAAATTGTATTACTCTGACGTATTCATCATAATTATACACTAAGGCCATCCATTTGGTAATAGATAAAAACTGTGATGGAAAGAACAATTTAGGATGATGGTAGCTGATGTTTTAGGTGAAAGGCTATGTCCTTACTGCTATACCGCCAGGTCCAGAGCGTCCTCTCTCCCCTGGCATCCCAGCAGGACCCTGCAGACAGTGATAAATTACAGCTTCCCTCCATTCAATGCAAAGGTATAAGGGTCAGATGGTTATTTACAGAGCACTGGATGCAAAGCCCTGCCTCGTTTAGGACAAAACACTCAGTCTGTGCTACACTGTAGGTCCTAATCAACAATTGAGAATATATAGGATGTTAAAAAAGCATGCATTCGACTATAACTTACCATGGGTCCCGGTGCTCCCAACGGACCCGGAGGCCCTGTCGCACCCTAAAACGCCACAGAAAAAAGTTCCTTGTTAGTAATACAATTGCTGGATAGCAAGGTGACCGGCTATAGTAAAATCAGGTTTTCAATCAATCATACTAACTGACAGATGGACTGAAAAGACTTTGTTCATTAATTCCTACCTTAGATCCAACAGTTCCGGTTTCACCTTTTTGCCCAATTATTCCACCATGGCCCTGTTAGTAAAACAGAATAGAAATACTTGAAGTGAAAAGCAATGTATTTTGGAATAAAAAATTCATTTACTTTGGATTACTCACCTTTTGACCCTTCAGTCCAGGGGGCCCAGGTGTTCCTGGAAATCCTCTGGCTCCCTGAAATATGTAACAAGGGACAGCATTGGCATTTATATCAAAGGAAAATGCACTAAAAGCACATATGTGTGCGGCTTTTCTCGTGTAATTTGAATGAGAAGATGTCCGTGCAGTAGTTGTGCGATAGAGGTATGACGGGCTGCAACTTTACCTGTGATCCAGGAAATCCAGCGTCTCCACTATTTCCTGGTTTGCCTGGTTCTCCCTGTTTGAGATACATATTACTAGTTATACATTAGTGCTGTTATAGAAAGTTATAGTGAATGTTGGAAGCAGGTTCTTTCACCTTAACTCAGGCATAGAACTTTGCAGATACAATTTGATTTCATCCTAGAGCTGACTTACATCTTCACCTGGTTTCCCTGGTGGGCCTTCAGGTCCCCTTTGCCCACTAGGACCCtgaaaaattcacattgttaCCATCCAGCAACAATACATCACTTTGAAGTCTATCAGTAGAATTAAAATGTGTCGAGGCCATCACAGCACTGATCTGAACTGTTGGTGTGATATTACTGCTCCCTTAAGCAAGCAGCACATCATAACCATTCAAATCACACTCAACTATGCGCACTCTTGCAACTGTGCAGATGAATGATGTCATACCATTTCCCCTGGATCGCCAACATCACCATGAGGGCCTTGGGGTCCAGCTTGACCCTTGTaacagggaaaaaacaaaatattccatTTAATGCCATTGGATTATTATCAGTGTATCCTGCAAAGTGAGAGTCAGCGCTTGGTGCGGACTTACGGGTGCCCCACTTGGCCCAGGAGGTCCTCTTGCTCCAGCCTCTCCCTAAAATAGGAATGATGTACAGTCAAATCATAACCAGAATGTAATTCCATAATGTCTGAAGGGAAATGTAAGTTGGCCTTAAAAGTTGAATTTCAAAAATTGAAAAACTAATCAGcacaaatgttgacattgtgcTTCACAATCAACCCAACATTCTGCTTAATATATAAGCAACTATTTGGAAACCagtgcaaaaatataaaaatgttcacTTATAACTTATTTTTGGCTGGTCTAAACTACCGTAGGTGAAATCGACAGATTAGATCGGTTCACATATTGATGATTTCTTCCTACCCTTGAGCCAGTCAACATGGCTTGAGGTCCATTTTTCCCATCCAACACTCCGGCCATCTGGGATCCCAGGCCCTGCAGGCGAAGCACACATCCTCCGCTTTTAAATGATCTGTGTTTAATCACCAGGTTATTTCCACTCATCAGTTAAGcaataaaaaaggacacaaactaTAACACATGTGGATCAAGTACAATTCaggtaaattaattaaaattgcaGCAATGTGAGTCCATGAGGTAAGTGCAAGTACATGAAGTCTGAAGTCCTCTCGCGCATGACTGATGTTTACAGTATTGTGTGATTTCTCCGTCTACACTAAGAATCCAGCAGACGTTTCTGCAGGTGGGTGTTTTGATGTCAGGATGAGTATGAGGACCAACACATTACGCCGGAGTTTGATCTTGGTTCCTAAGGTGTTTGAGCATTACTTTGAGGTGAGTGGTCTTGTGTTTGCTCTGATTGTGCGTGTTGGCACATGATGTTATGTGTGTTTAGCGCACAACTCACTCCTGGGTGCGATGGAGGTCCGGGAGGTCCAGGTTCACCAGGCTGACCTGGTATACCAGGCTCTCCATCATAACCCGGAGGGCCTCGCAGTCCCTAGAGAGtttagaaagagagaggggggctgATTTACTAGTAAGTAATAACTCATAATTTAATAACTATGCTCAATCCAATATCTTGTGTTTTATTCTAGAATTCTAGAACACTGGCATTgatcaaatggagaaaaaaaacgtgttattctttttaattcggtttctcttcttttttataTAGCTGATTAAATGTTAATGATTAATTTGTGTTAACGACCATGGGCTGTAAAGTGAGTAGAGGAGGAACACCACTGGTACGGTGATGTTCTAATAAATCACCCTCACCAGGCTGTCCTGGACTGTATTGTAAGTCCTGCAAGAGGGACACATCCATTCATCAAGCGGCCACATTTTTGCTTGCAAAGCACATTATACATCACCTTGGCAcattacaatatattttaaattttacTCGCTTGCCcttgaacaaaaaaatgttttatcttattttattagAAAAGTTTATGTCATTCTGAGGAGTTATTCTTATGGACTCAGCAAGAAGAAGTTACTTTTGACTTTGAAGGCTCAACGATTTTTTATGTAGAAATCACGATATTTTCAAAACCaggaaatataaatatgtaagaAAAAAATATCAATGTATCAGTCTGAAAAACAAATTCACTGTTGAAAGCGACTTGTCGGTTTAGTCAACATAAAAACATGTAGGCAGCCAATATGCTTCAGACCTCCTGTTATTATGAGACTCCTTGTTTCCAGCAGGCAGGAAAGCAAACGGTTTTTTTGACAGCagtgacatttttaaaatgccaaAATCCTACTGGTAACTTCACAAATAGTATAATACCAATATCAATAGTGCAGTATGATCTGTGCCTACAACGGTAAagaatacaaaacatttaaatgtcaatttAGAATGAATGTGTCAACGCTATGAATGGAGACGTAAAAGTAGGCAATAGATTCATTGTAAGGAAACCTTTCTCCCTGAGGCTGTGTTGCACCAACACGGTTTAATGTAATCCAAGATTGGTCCCAATAAGAGTTTAGCATGTGGGTaagcatttattatttaaatgaaagctaGATTGAACACAGGACCCTATGGTTTGTGTGTGGAGACATGTAGATGTGACGTACAGGCCTTCCTTTGTTTCCCCGAGGTCCTCTGAATCCTGAAGAGCCGGGAGGCCCCTGTTGCAACAGACAGAGAGAACCAATAAAAGTCGCtttcacaacacaacaacaccttTATTAATATATGAAATGGTCGCTTAATGTCACAGTGACTCAGGCGACGAGAGGACTGTCCCACTGCTGTGCAGGAGGCTGCTGTCCTCTTATGCCATCTAGTGTCAGTTCAGCTAGTTGAACATTTACATTCGTAGTGCCGATTGTAGAAGACAATATTCTTTCTAAAAGGTGCTCACCATGGGTCCAGGACGGCCTCTGATACCAGTGACCTGCAGGAATAAAATACACTATTAACAAACGGCATTTACAAAAGGCATTCTGAGACAAATACTGTACTTCTTAACACTCACAATTGGGACCTCCCCAGGTTCTCCCTTTGGACCctgaatgaagagaaaacatttcaaactcaAAGCCCAGGTTTACATCAGCAAACATATGATGAAGTAGAAAAATGTATAACATCACAAAACTTAGTCCTACCTTGTATATCCTGCCTCCACCTGTAAtgaggaaaatacaaaaaacccaCATTATTTGTTAATGACAAATATGTAGAACAAAATCCTCAGGATGGAAGCAAAGAATGCTGAGGTGCCAATGTAGCTAAAGAGAGTCTTATGTCATCTTCATGCTGGTCATTGAAGGTAGGAGAAGGAGGATGATCAACTAAAGAAGGCCTTCATCTCATTCTTTGCATCACTTGTTTTTCTCACAGATAAAGAGTTTCTTTCACTAATgacagagacagatggagacCAGTGAAAACAGATTTCCAGCTGATTATATcaattccatatatatatatatatatatatatatatattgttccTGCTTTATTGTCTGTATTTGGGTTTCTTCATGGTCATCAAAGCCATCCACACTGACGCTCTCGTCACTCCTCAAGAGAAcaaaggaccacagagagcagcTCACCGCCGAAGGGGTCCGTGCCGCCGTGGCTCCCCGTTTCAGACTGACACACCGGGCAGCACTCTCCATCGGGGATGGACATCTTCTCGCAGTTGGTCAGCTCATCGCACTGGATCTCGTCGCAGAGCACCTGGCCGTTGTCGCACACGCACATGCGGCATGGCTCTGGCTTCCAGATGTCCTTGTTGGTGTACACCTGGCCGTCTGCCGTGCAGCTCCCATCATCTCCTGGGACGCACAGGTGACACACTGTTTATTTGCTTCAGTACAAAGGGAACGCAGGTGGACCTCCTTTAGGGTTTGTACAAAAAATATACAGGTTTTATATATTGTACATCTAGTCTCAAATTATAACTGTGGGTATAAGTATTAGAAGATAACAGAATAAATAATATGTTCTTGAACTTTCATATCCATCCTTTATCTCTAACTCTTATGTTTCTGAGCCTTTCAGCACAGAAGCAACTTTTGTCTCTCAGGCAATGAGGACTCAAGTGCTACAGAAGCCATGATCTTAGGTTTAAATGCCCAACAGCTGCTCGTATCAGGGAACAATTAATCCAACACAAATGATtagaaaaaatgcaaaatgctCAATGTTCAATTCATTGTACAGTTTCCACCATGATCTGCAAGCACTCTCATATATACAAAGGTGTGGCTAACGTGCCTCTTTGCAGCTGTTGGACATGAGATCATTTGTGAAGCAGCACGAGGAGCCTCCTGTGAAGCTACTCCCAGAAGTTTACTTCACATTTCAACTTTCACTTGTAACATCCATCGGAGCCcttgaatacttttttttgtaaaaagcaGCTGAACGCATCTTCCTCTGAACATCATGAAATAAGAGATGTGACCACTGAGGGAGTGTCGGGGTTAATGACATGGATTTGAACCCTTGGAGTGAAGACCACCTCTCTCAGGTCTGCAGGGACTCCACCTGTTCCTGATATGGACAGCAGGCGGCAGCTCTGAGCCTCAGACTGCAGGTAAAGTCAGGTTAGGAAGAGTCAGAGAGGAGCCCTGGCTACTGTCTGACCTCCATGTCATTCTGTGTTATTCAGAAAAAGGCCAATTCAATCGCTTCATTCTACCTCACTAAACACACTGGATGGGTCCAAAAACTATTCAGCAAAACAATGAAAGAGCAGGAACAATCAGGTAAAAGGCGGCTCTACCTCTCCTCCGGCATGATGCAGAAGACAACCTGTTTCAACATGTCTCCTTTACATATTCATGTTAGTGTTAGTTAAAACAGGGAATGAATACACACTGCACAGGACAGCAAAGACTGTGCTTATGCAAAGCATGATGTAGGTTAAAGCCTGACTAATTACTCATTACCAGTAACAAGAGATATATATTGATTTtgttgatttcatttaaataaatgtaagccGTTTATAAATAGAATCACTATTATTATAGGAGACATGATGAAACGAATACAGTAAGATGTAATGGGACCCTTGGTGCAGTTAATGTATAGAAGGAGGGTGTGACGGGTAAATTGCATCGAATCTTAACACTTCACTGGGATCTGTGAATTACAGGAGCTGCAGACTTTGATGCTGTGAAAAGGCACCATGTAATCAGAGCCTCTTAAGTTCATTACCTCGAATCACACAAGTAGGCGTCCAACTAGTATTTAAGTGCAACCTCAGACAAAGGAATCAAAAGAAAGACATCAAAAGTACAGAATCCACATTTAATTAATGTTGGGTTTATTATAAAATGTGTATTCTTTGGTTTTTAACATCTCGCTGTCTGGGTTGTGGCTTTTCCCAAGAAAAAACGGTACTTCCTGGAACACGGAGTGACTGCCACTGACATTTTGGCGATAGTGTCTTATGTCTTAGTGTGATGTGCTgtgagccgcaaggttggtggttcaaatcccggctgctccatgttgaagtgtccctgagcaagacacctaatccCTAATTGGTTAAATTAGTTGcgtaaatggcatgtaatgtaataagcTAAACTGTGGTACCTTCAGGGCCTCTCTTTGCTCACACATAGAAGAGTCACTCCGTCACACACGTAGCTGGAAAGAGCTTTTTACTGTTGGCTTTTGATGGATTTCAAACACTACGTGCTGCATATTTACTCCAAAGTAAAGTGTGGTTTTTAGGGCgttctttcaaataaaaaagaaaatacaccgCAGGTCttaaaaaggggaggaggaggatgttcaCTTTTTCCCCTCTTCTCAGCTAATTCATTGCAGCTTCCACACTTTTCCACAGACGCCGTAAAAACGCCGCTTAACTGCGACAGCGGAGAAAAGGCATGCGGCCCCCCCGACGGCGTTTAAAACCATTCTACGTGACTCATGTAGCTTGTCTGTGTTCGCCCTCTAAACAGTTACCAGACCACAGATAACAAAGGATggctaaaagtaaaaaaaaaagatcatccTGGCAAACTGTCTCACATGTCAAGCAGCTGGCAAACGTGACCACACAAGAAAACGAGATGATTTGTGGATTTATGGAAAGACTCATAACATGCAGTGATTGGGGAGAATGTATGGCAGCCACAAGTGGAGGGGTTAGAAAATGACCTTATGGAAACAGTGAGTCACATAGATCTGGAACTCTCATTtccattagaaaaaaaaagtctgtggctccaaaagcagcccccccccatcccaatGAGATAAAGCCCACTGGATGGTCAGTTTATAAAATCGAGAGAAACTGATTGGAGCACAGACTGACTCCTAGTCCAGATGCAAATGAGTTACagctgctgagggggggggggctgctgcagctgctgcagctgctctttgctttaaaaaaccCTCGCGTTGGGGCCAAACATAAATCTTACCTTGGAAAAGTGACCTTTAGCTCCGACCTGTGATTGGTCGGCTGATGAAGCAAAAACATCAGCTTTTATGCATCAGTCCAAAGCCTCGACAGGGTGGATTGCTTCGGCGCCCTgtgagcccccctccccccgtgtcTGCTTCATATTCCcatgcgtggggggggggattttctgtATTAAAAAACGGAAATGGCGTTCTAGTTCCAAGACGCTCGCCCTTCACCTTGGCTTCCACAAACACCTCAAGGTAGGGGTAAAAAGGCTGAGGCCAGGAAAGTTCAAAGAAGCAGCTCGCTGAGAACATGtctagtctccccccccccccgacaggccTCGTCCCTTAGAGACGCCACCATAATTAAAGAGAATTAGAGGACACAATGTGTTAAGAAATGAAACTGCAAACGAATAAACAGTGAATGTTCTTCAAACACAAAAGGCTGGACCTTCTTCATCCTGAGGCTCTCACCAAGGTCAACGTCCACATATCTCTGTTGGGGAATGACATGTACTTagaaaacaccccccccacaactCAAGGTTGTGTCTTGAATTCATGTGGGTCCTTCCTCTCTTTGGAGGTTTTATAATGTACAGTCTTTATTCgcgtttgctttcttttttttctgctcttctgAACCACATGTTCTACGCAGCAGACACGTGACCACGCAGCGTGTTTAGCAAATATTGTAAACTCTGCAGTACTTTGTTATAACAAAAGTGAAATGTAAACACACTGCAAGATCCTTCCCTCGAGTTCTTCTTCTTAAACCTTGAACCACTGCAGTGAAACACACTGAGGCTCCAAACGCCTCTCAATGCAGCGCAGCCATCAGCTGCATTGTGCAGTAACACAAAAGCGACTTCATTCTACATTAATGCTCTCAATTTCACCTGCACCTGCAGAG harbors:
- the col5a2a gene encoding collagen, type V, alpha 2a; its protein translation is MSSVHIRTFLFLVVSVAHVLIVSCQDRNSGDDGSCTADGQVYTNKDIWKPEPCRMCVCDNGQVLCDEIQCDELTNCEKMSIPDGECCPVCQSETGSHGGTDPFGGGGRIYKGPKGEPGEVPIVTGIRGRPGPMGPPGSSGFRGPRGNKGRPGLRGPPGYDGEPGIPGQPGEPGPPGPPSHPGGLGSQMAGVLDGKNGPQAMLTGSRGEAGARGPPGPSGAPGQAGPQGPHGDVGDPGEMGPSGQRGPEGPPGKPGEDGEPGKPGNSGDAGFPGSQGARGFPGTPGPPGLKGQKGHGGIIGQKGETGTVGSKGATGPPGPLGAPGPMGPAGMPGERGRSGPGGIAGKRGMPGNIGKPGPMGPLGLNGPPGYPGTPGMKGQPGPTGVRGPEGPQGQRGETGHLGRAGPVGLRGPVGTDGGPGSKGPVGNLGPQGQGGHVGPLGPPGPQGSTGQPGIKGQLGDVGVGGFKGEAGPKGEPGPPGSQGVLGPQGEEGKRGLRGDSGSLGPPGPVGERGAPGNRGFPGADGLPGPKGAQGDRGTSGPPGPKAAVGDPGRTGEPGLPGARGLTGTPGVQGAEGKPGPLGATGEDGRPGPAGSLGNRGPAGTMGAPGPKGFNGDPGKTGEQGSAGVSGQRGPPGKDGEVGPAGPPGPSGVAGERGEQGPPGVNGFQGLPGNQGPPGESGKPGDEGIPGELGAIGPNGPRGERGIPGERGELGTTGLQGPKGIPGAPGPDGPKGSPGPPGALGDVGPPGLQGMPGERGISGPPGPKGDRGSLGEKGSEGTAGNDGARGLPGPVGPLGPAGTSGEKGEPGPKGPHGPPGSRGVPGSRGDPGPIGAVGFAGPPGPDGQPGVKGEPGEPGQKGDAGSPGPQGLSGAHGPPGPTGVAGLKGGRGTQGAPGPTGFPGSAGRVGPPGPTGPLGEPGPLGPPGKEGPAGIRGDHGAPGRQGERGPAGPPGSIGDKGDSGEDGPTGPDGPPGPDGTTGQRGIVGLPGQRGERGMPGLPGPGGPPGKQGSTGTSGDKGPPGSVGSPGAKGPRGDPGPDGPSGSDGPPGKDGVLGQRGDRGDSGPEGLIGPQGLPGTPGPVGSPGDAGRRGDAGSRGPLGPPGSAGKRGLVGPQGPRGDNGDLGDHGERGQKGHRGFTGLQGLPGPPGTTGEQGNPGIVGPSGPRGPPGPVGPPGKEGYIGQPGPMGPPGTRGISGEIGPEGPPGDDGPAGPPGPPGRPVAAMDDLFGSQDYDSGPPPPPEFNEDEAAPNSNSSTIVPVDPGVQATLKALSSQINSMKSPDGSKKHPARTCDDLKRCYPSKKSGEYWVDPNQGSVEDAIKVHCNMDTGETCISANPPSIPRKVWWSSSRNKPVWFGADINRGTHFTYGNKDQPANSVTVQMTFIRLLSKEASQTITYNCKNSVGYMDEKTGNLKKAVILKGSNDLELKAEGNNRFRYTVMEDTCAQANGNWGKTVFEYRTQKTARLPIVDMAPVDIGGPDQEFGIDIGPVCFL